Within Hydra vulgaris chromosome 02, alternate assembly HydraT2T_AEP, the genomic segment GGATCAAAGAGATTTTATTAATAGTGTATgtgaaaatatagaaaaatttatcaaagaCGACTCTTTGAAAACATATGACTTACCACCATGTAGTCCTTTCCAAAGAACACTTATTTATGAGTATCTGGAAGAAAAATACCCGAGAGGATTGTATTTGAAAAGTGttgttaatgaaaataatgaaaaaattatcagaGGAGTGAAAATTACCAAAAATGaagaagtttttaataaaaggatTGCAGAAGAAAATCTATTACTTGATGAGATCATTGGATTCACAAAAGTAATAAGGCTGCTTTCAGACTGTCGTAAACCTTTAATTGGGCACAACATGTTGATGgatctttttttaacaaccactaattttttttcattacctCCTGAAAATTTAAGCGAGTTCAAAGTATTAATTATATCATTGTTCTCTTCaatttttgatacaaaattGCTTTGTAGCATGCAACCATTAAGTTCAAAAGTTGGAGGGACATCTCTTGAAAAGCTTAAAACTTTAGTTGATAACAATCGCTTGCCTAACCCTGAagttaaattatcaaataagtTAAATGATCATTCTAAGAGCAAAAATGAGTACCATCAGGCAGGGTATGATGCCTATTGTACTGGTTTGGTATTTATTAGTCTTTTAAGGTGTTTGGCTGATCAAGTTGGTTTAAAGTTAGAAAGAATTGATTTTTCATGGAACTTGCTGAAACCATTTGAAAATCGAATTTTTATTTGGGGGATTAAAGATATCCAATATATCGAGCTTCATCAATCCAGTTTATGTTGCATTGCTAAGAgtgataata encodes:
- the LOC100200659 gene encoding poly(A)-specific ribonuclease PARN: MEVTRSNFDAAFELIKSEINNTDFISIDAEFSGLSTIKSNSRSCNSLEEKYNMLKDGSNKLLLIQYGISLFKWNEKKKSYKAMPFNFYICPRPYKKVHNDVIFVCQSSSIDFLAKNGFDFNKLFHQGVSFMPPWEEEKAREKLNKEINFIANNELHRRTLIQTTTNVSDDVEKKSSVFIPRDQRDFINSVCENIEKFIKDDSLKTYDLPPCSPFQRTLIYEYLEEKYPRGLYLKSVVNENNEKIIRGVKITKNEEVFNKRIAEENLLLDEIIGFTKVIRLLSDCRKPLIGHNMLMDLFLTTTNFFSLPPENLSEFKVLIISLFSSIFDTKLLCSMQPLSSKVGGTSLEKLKTLVDNNRLPNPEVKLSNKLNDHSKSKNEYHQAGYDAYCTGLVFISLLRCLADQVGLKLERIDFSWNLLKPFENRIFIWGIKDIQYIELHQSSLCCIAKSDNKKRSQSISDSSNKLPSKKKKLTEVEDGEISSDSDLEENNSSKMFEQSSIW